A single Dechloromonas denitrificans DNA region contains:
- a CDS encoding c-type cytochrome: MSGAFTKSMARNIFYGGTVFFFLLFLALSFDTHSQLPKRDMRQNITPQIAEGKKLWEVNNCIGCHTLMGEGAYFAPELGNVIVRYGDEGVKAFIQSRPKEGIPGRRSMPQFNFTDEQLNAIVAFLKHVNSINDANWPPNDQG; this comes from the coding sequence ATGAGCGGCGCGTTCACCAAATCGATGGCGCGGAACATTTTTTACGGGGGGACGGTTTTCTTCTTCCTGTTGTTCCTGGCGTTGTCATTCGACACTCACTCGCAACTTCCCAAACGCGACATGCGGCAGAACATCACGCCGCAGATCGCCGAGGGCAAGAAGCTGTGGGAAGTAAATAACTGCATCGGCTGTCACACCCTGATGGGTGAAGGGGCCTACTTCGCACCGGAACTGGGCAATGTCATCGTCCGTTACGGCGACGAAGGCGTCAAAGCGTTCATCCAGAGTCGCCCGAAAGAAGGCATCCCGGGTCGCCGCAGCATGCCGCAGTTCAACTTCACCGACGAGCAATTGAATGCCATCGTGGCCTTCCTGAAGCACGTCAATTCGATCAACGATGCCAACTGGCCGCCCAACGACCAAGGCTGA
- a CDS encoding rhomboid family intramembrane serine protease, whose amino-acid sequence MPDAPPPPPRLYDLLLARTTRLPVTLLLIATNALIFGLMLNAGAGLWHSNNGVQLAWGANFGPATQDGQWWRLGSALFLHFGLIHIVMNLWALWDGGQLVERIYGHLRFAVIYFVSGLSGNLLSLVIQGNDAVSGGASGAIFGIYGALLIYVWRERKLLDPHEFRWLFWAGAAFTCVSIGLGLVVPGIDNSAHIGGLLAGALLGTLLGRPVLGDSPWPRWQRGAAGLSWAAAIAGLLTHIPPPSYRWSEEIAARQEIREFLERETRIQASWQDIIRQDRLNAESIQELAKRIEFEITEPYGESLEQFSQLTLDESAPSAEQIESLRAYSEKRREVSQALADQLRARSQFGPTLPHRRGMPPAAPASPDTAGQ is encoded by the coding sequence ATGCCCGACGCACCTCCTCCGCCACCCCGCCTGTACGATCTGCTGCTGGCGAGAACCACCCGACTTCCCGTTACGCTGCTGCTGATCGCGACCAATGCGCTGATTTTCGGGCTGATGCTCAATGCCGGCGCCGGACTGTGGCATTCGAACAATGGCGTGCAACTGGCCTGGGGGGCCAATTTCGGACCGGCCACGCAGGACGGCCAGTGGTGGCGGCTGGGCAGCGCGCTGTTCCTGCATTTCGGCCTGATCCACATCGTCATGAACCTGTGGGCGCTATGGGATGGCGGACAGCTGGTCGAACGCATCTACGGCCACCTGCGCTTTGCCGTCATCTATTTCGTCAGCGGCCTGAGCGGCAACCTGCTCTCGCTGGTCATCCAGGGTAACGATGCCGTTTCCGGCGGGGCCTCCGGCGCCATTTTCGGAATTTACGGAGCCTTGCTGATCTACGTCTGGCGCGAACGCAAGCTGCTCGACCCGCATGAGTTTCGCTGGTTGTTCTGGGCCGGTGCCGCCTTTACCTGCGTCAGCATCGGGCTGGGCCTGGTCGTTCCGGGCATCGACAACAGCGCGCACATTGGCGGCCTGCTCGCCGGCGCCCTGCTCGGCACGCTGCTTGGCCGACCGGTGCTGGGCGACAGCCCCTGGCCGCGGTGGCAGCGCGGTGCCGCCGGCTTGTCGTGGGCGGCCGCGATCGCTGGCCTGCTGACCCACATTCCGCCGCCGAGCTATCGGTGGAGCGAGGAAATCGCCGCCCGCCAGGAAATCCGCGAATTCCTCGAACGGGAAACGCGGATCCAGGCCAGTTGGCAGGACATCATCCGGCAAGACCGGCTGAATGCCGAGTCCATCCAGGAGCTGGCCAAACGCATCGAATTCGAGATTACCGAACCGTACGGCGAAAGCCTCGAGCAATTCTCCCAATTGACCCTCGACGAATCCGCCCCGTCGGCCGAGCAGATCGAGTCGCTACGGGCCTATAGCGAAAAACGCCGGGAGGTTTCGCAAGCCCTGGCCGATCAACTGCGGGCGAGAAGCCAGTTCGGCCCGACTCTGCCGCATCGGCGAGGCATGCCACCGGCTGCCCCAGCCAGCCCGGACACGGCCGGACAGTAG
- a CDS encoding NYN domain-containing protein: MAAPNDTASMALFCDFENVALGVRDAQYEKFDIKPVLERLLAKGSIVVKKAYCDWDRYKTFKSAMHEANFELIEIPHVRQSGKNSADIRLVVDALDLCYTKSHVDTFVIISGDSDFSPLVSKLRENAKRVIGVGVKQSCSDLLIANCDEFIYYDDLVRDREGERNHAGRRENREPAPRRSPEEEKGRREKLEARKAKAIELATATFADLIADRGETERIWASVLKEVIKRRNPGFNENYYGFRSFGNLLEEAANRGLLGFGRDDKSGAYVTRVQARVAAPEAELASAAAETVTEPVALPVDIAPAVVDQIKPVKAESAADEPAVAGQASRRRGRRPRKEPAVAVQPEVAPVEAVPVVVVETPAPSVDVPVAASPRRRGGRRPRQEAESTPPAVVVEAVQPAEAPKARKPRSRKPKASSE; the protein is encoded by the coding sequence ATGGCCGCCCCCAACGATACCGCCAGCATGGCCCTTTTTTGTGATTTCGAGAACGTCGCCCTTGGCGTGCGCGATGCCCAGTACGAAAAATTCGACATCAAGCCGGTGCTCGAGCGCCTGCTCGCCAAAGGCAGCATTGTCGTCAAAAAAGCGTATTGCGACTGGGATCGCTACAAGACTTTCAAGTCGGCGATGCACGAAGCGAATTTCGAACTGATCGAAATCCCGCACGTTCGCCAATCCGGCAAGAATTCGGCCGATATCCGTCTCGTCGTCGATGCGCTGGACCTGTGCTACACCAAGTCGCATGTCGATACCTTCGTCATCATCAGCGGCGATTCCGACTTCTCGCCGCTGGTCTCCAAGCTGCGCGAAAACGCCAAGCGGGTGATCGGCGTCGGCGTCAAGCAGTCGTGCTCCGATCTGCTGATCGCCAACTGCGACGAATTCATCTATTACGACGATCTGGTGCGCGACCGCGAGGGCGAACGCAATCATGCCGGCCGCCGGGAGAATCGCGAGCCGGCGCCGCGCCGTTCGCCGGAAGAGGAAAAGGGCCGCCGCGAAAAACTCGAAGCGCGCAAGGCCAAGGCCATCGAACTGGCCACCGCCACCTTCGCCGACCTGATCGCCGACCGCGGCGAAACCGAACGGATCTGGGCCTCGGTGCTGAAGGAAGTGATCAAGCGCCGCAACCCCGGGTTCAACGAAAACTATTACGGTTTCCGCAGTTTTGGCAACTTGCTGGAAGAGGCGGCCAATCGCGGTCTGCTCGGCTTCGGGCGCGATGACAAATCCGGCGCTTACGTGACGCGGGTGCAAGCGCGTGTCGCGGCGCCGGAAGCGGAGCTGGCCAGTGCTGCGGCAGAAACCGTGACTGAGCCTGTCGCCCTGCCAGTTGACATCGCGCCGGCTGTGGTCGACCAGATAAAGCCGGTCAAGGCCGAAAGCGCCGCTGACGAGCCGGCGGTGGCCGGCCAGGCCTCGCGCCGGCGTGGTCGCCGGCCGCGCAAGGAGCCGGCGGTGGCAGTGCAGCCTGAGGTGGCACCGGTCGAAGCGGTGCCGGTGGTCGTTGTCGAAACGCCGGCCCCGTCAGTCGATGTGCCGGTAGCGGCCAGTCCGCGCCGGCGCGGTGGTCGCCGGCCGCGTCAGGAGGCGGAAAGCACCCCGCCGGCCGTGGTGGTTGAGGCCGTGCAGCCGGCCGAGGCGCCGAAAGCGCGCAAGCCGCGCAGCCGCAAGCCGAAAGCCAGCAGCGAGTGA